In Carassius gibelio isolate Cgi1373 ecotype wild population from Czech Republic chromosome B20, carGib1.2-hapl.c, whole genome shotgun sequence, the following are encoded in one genomic region:
- the LOC127984353 gene encoding protein 4.1 isoform X13, which translates to MTTEVGSETDVKKEPEKDPEVQQQTEQPEEPADHTASTSADQPQEQIQSGQAESDQDEAVSPEPSSPPAAGTQKKEKGISRFLPPWLKRQKSQSQDKPSESSAPPKQESVELKEEQEETSQPKEEVDAGGAAAASTEQTEEVKEVREEVQTEEEESIGSADTQPVREEKEGELKVEEKEEERKEEEKKEEGKKEEEKKEEGKKEEKQLIQQEASVLSTHKVNKKMKMVVCHVTLLDGSQFSCEVEKRAKGQYLFFQVCEHLNLLEKDYFGLSFKDHAEQRCWLDITKEIKRQIRNSQWQFTFSVKFYPPDPSQLTEDITRYLLCLQLRQDISSGRLPCSFVTHALLGSYTLQAELGDHDPDEHRLDYISDFQFAPNQTKELEEKVVELHKSHRGMTPAQADTQFLENAKKLSMYGVDLHHAKDSEGVDIMLGVCANGLLIYKDRLRINRFAWPKILKISYKRSNFYIKIRPGEAEQFESTVGFKLPNHRAAKRVWKVCVEHHTFFRLVSPEHPTKTKFLTLGSKFRYSGRTQAQTRQASSLIDRPAPNFQRSSSKRLSRSLDGAPVVSVSDYSQAAGAGENGPALELNSDSKSLEEELTSLFLSKACFSGLSGSCSTTAAPAEVPQETPPRPGTDSRDTSKSAEVKPEVDDQPEVIEVVEETVVIEEVVKAKPKSPAPEASIPVETEVKEERSLSSDSESEEEAEYHAQPPSTSISIQQIKEEPEEEQEAELTQQAPPSVIESQPSAEAAEPGPAAKEEKAAERTHEPLLTTDEAPNGHALQAEAPPTAEEEEPHIVNGSASRVEAEHLPQVICCSEPPVVKTEMVTISDTFAAQKTEISTKEVPIVHTETKTITYEAAQLDGNGDGEPGVLMTAQTITSESLCTTTTTHITKTLKGGQSETRIEKRIVITGDSDIDHDQALAQAIKEAKEQHPDMSVTRVVVHKETELAEDED; encoded by the exons ATGACGACAGAGGTGGGATCAGAGACAGACGTGAAGAAGGAACCGGAGAAGGATCCTGAAGTCCAGCAGCAGACCGAGCAGCCTGAAGAACCTGCTGACCACACCGCCTCGACCAGCGCTGACCAGCCACAG GAGCAGATCCAGAGCGGCCAGGCCGAGAGCGATCAGGACGAGGCTGTGTCTCCGGAGCCCAGCAGTCCTCCAGCTGCCGGCACACAGAAGAAAGAGAAGGGCATCTCACGCTTCCTGCCTCCATGGCTTAAACGACAGAAGTCACAGAGCCAGGACAAGCCCAGCGAGAGCTCAGCGCCGCCCAAGCAGGAGAGCGTGGAGCTgaaggaggagcaggaggagacGAGCCAGCCGAAAGAGGAGGTGGACGCAGGAGGAGCAGCGGCTGCCAGCACAGAACAGACAGAGGAGGTGAAGGAGGTGAGAGAGGAGGTGCAGACGGAGGAGGAGGAGTCTATCGGCAGTGCTGACACACAG ccTGTGAGAGAGGAGAAAGAGGGAGAATTGAAGGtggaggagaaagaggaggagaggaaagaggaagagaaaaaagaggaggggaagaaagaggaagagaagaaagaggaggggaagaaagaagaaaagcaaCTGATCCAGCAGGAGGCAAGTGTGCTGTCAACTCACAAAGTCAACAAGAAGATGAAGATGGTGGTGTGTCACGTGACCCTGCTGGACGGCAGCCAGTTCTCCTGTGAGGTGGAG AAACGGGCGAAGGGCCAGTACCTGTTTTTTCAAGTCTGCGAGCACCTGAATCTGCTGGAGAAGGACTACTTCGGCCTGAGCTTTAAAGACCACGCTGAGCAGCGG tGCTGGCTGGACATCACCAAGGAAATCAAGCGTCAGATCCGCA ACTCTCAGTGGCAGTTCACCTTCAGTGTGAAGTTTTACCCTCCGGACCCGTCTCAGCTGACGGAGGACATCACCAG GTATCTGCTGTGTCTCCAGCTGAGGCAGGACATCTCCTCGGGCCGGCTGCCCTGCTCCTTCGTCACACACGCTCTGCTGGGCTCCTACACcctgcaggcggagctgggggaCCACGACCCCGACGAGCATCGGCTGGACTACATCTCAGACTTCCAGTTCGCCCCCAACCAGACCAAGGAGCTGGAGGAGAAGGTGGTGGAGCTGCACAAGTCCCACAG GGGAATGACTCCAGCCCAGGCAGACACACAGTTTCTGGAAAACGCCAAGAAGCTCTCCATGTACGGTGTCGACCTGCATCACGCCAAG GACTCGGAGGGAGTGGATATCATGCTGGGAGTGTGTGCAAACGGTTTGCTGATCTATAAGGATCGTCTGCGGATAAACCGCTTTGCTTGGCCCAAAATCCTCAAGATCTCTTACAAACGCAGTAACTTCTACATCAAGATCCGGCCGGGAGAG gccgAGCAGTTCGAGAGCACCGTCGGCTTCAAGCTGCCCAACCACCGGGCTGCCAAAAGAGTTTGGAAAGTGTGTGTCGAGCACCACACCTTCTTCAG GCTGGTTTCTCCTGAGCACCCCACCAAGACCAAGTTCCTGACCCTGGGCTCTAAGTTCCGCTACAGCGGGAGAACACAGGCGCAGACGCGACAGGCCAGCTCCCTCATCGACCGGCCCGCACCCAACTTCCAGCGCTCCTCCAGCAAACGCCTCTCTCGCAGTCTTGATGGAG ctccTGTGGTGAGTGTGAGTGATTACAGTCAGGCTGCAGGTGCTGGAGAGAACGGTCCGGCTCTGGAACTCAACTCTGACTCTAAG AGTCTGGAAGAGGAGCTCACCTCTCTCTTTCTGAGTAAGGCATGCTTCTCTGGGCTGTCTGGCTCCTGCAGTACCACAGCCGCTCCAGCAGAG GTTCCACAGGAAACCCCTCCCCGTCCCGGGACGGACAGCAGAGACACCAGCAAG AGTGCAGAGGTCAAACCTGAAGTGGACGACCAGCCAGAGGTCATAGAGGTTGTGGAAGAGACCGTTGTCATCGAGGAAGTCGTTAAAGCCAAACCCAAGAGCCCCGCCCCTGAGGCGTCGATTCCCGTGGAGACGGAGGTCAAGGAGGAGAGGAGTTTATCATCAGACAGCGAGAGTGAAGAGGAGGCAGAGTACCACGCTCAGCCGCCCAGCACAAGCATCTCCATCCAACAGATCAAAGAAGAGCCTGAGGAGGAACAGGAGGCGGAGCTTACTCAACAAGCCCCGCCCTCTGTGATAGAGTCACAGCCATCTGCAGAAGCAGCTGAGCCCGGCCCTGCGGCGAAGGAAGAGAAAGCAGCAGAGCGTACACACGAGCCACTGCTGACGACGGACGAAGCTCCCAATGGACACGCCCTCCAAGCTGAAGCCCCGCCCACTGCCGAGGAGGAGGAGCCTCACATCGTGAATGGCAGCGCCTCTCGTGTGGAAGCAGAGCACCTGCCGCAGGTTATTTGTTGTTCGGAG cCTCCTGTTGTGAAGACTGAGATGGTTACCATCTCAGACACGTTTGCTGCTCAGAAGACGGAGATATCCACTAAGGAGGTCCCCATCGTGCACACGGAAACCAAGACCATCACGTACGAGGCCGCGCAG CTGGATGGTAATGGAGACGGGGAGCCAGGCGTGCTCATGACTGCTCAAACCATCACCTCTGAATCACTctgcaccaccaccaccacacacaTCACCAag
- the LOC127984353 gene encoding band 4.1-like protein 2 isoform X10, which translates to MTTEVGSETDVKKEPEKDPEVQQQTEQPEEPADHTASTSADQPQEQIQSGQAESDQDEAVSPEPSSPPAAGTQKKEKGISRFLPPWLKRQKSQSQDKPSESSAPPKQESVELKEEQEETSQPKEEVDAGGAAAASTEQTEEVKEVREEVQTEEEESIGSADTQPVREEKEGELKVEEKEEERKEEEKKEEGKKEEEKKEEGKKEEKQLIQQEASVLSTHKVNKKMKMVVCHVTLLDGSQFSCEVEKRAKGQYLFFQVCEHLNLLEKDYFGLSFKDHAEQRCWLDITKEIKRQIRNSQWQFTFSVKFYPPDPSQLTEDITRYLLCLQLRQDISSGRLPCSFVTHALLGSYTLQAELGDHDPDEHRLDYISDFQFAPNQTKELEEKVVELHKSHRGMTPAQADTQFLENAKKLSMYGVDLHHAKDSEGVDIMLGVCANGLLIYKDRLRINRFAWPKILKISYKRSNFYIKIRPGEAEQFESTVGFKLPNHRAAKRVWKVCVEHHTFFRLVSPEHPTKTKFLTLGSKFRYSGRTQAQTRQASSLIDRPAPNFQRSSSKRLSRSLDGAPVVSVSDYSQAAGAGENGPALELNSDSKDLDKTQEDVLKHQASISELKRSFMEARPEPRPSQWDKHLSGSPVTSLRLQAHGSLEEELTSLFLSKACFSGLSGSCSTTAAPAEVPQETPPRPGTDSRDTSKSAEVKPEVDDQPEVIEVVEETVVIEEVVKAKPKSPAPEASIPVETEVKEERSLSSDSESEEEAEYHAQPPSTSISIQQIKEEPEEEQEAELTQQAPPSVIESQPSAEAAEPGPAAKEEKAAERTHEPLLTTDEAPNGHALQAEAPPTAEEEEPHIVNGSASRVEAEHLPQVICCSEPPVVKTEMVTISDTFAAQKTEISTKEVPIVHTETKTITYEAAQLDGNGDGEPGVLMTAQTITSESLCTTTTTHITKTLKGGQSETRIEKRIVITGDSDIDHDQALAQAIKEAKEQHPDMSVTRVVVHKETELAEDED; encoded by the exons ATGACGACAGAGGTGGGATCAGAGACAGACGTGAAGAAGGAACCGGAGAAGGATCCTGAAGTCCAGCAGCAGACCGAGCAGCCTGAAGAACCTGCTGACCACACCGCCTCGACCAGCGCTGACCAGCCACAG GAGCAGATCCAGAGCGGCCAGGCCGAGAGCGATCAGGACGAGGCTGTGTCTCCGGAGCCCAGCAGTCCTCCAGCTGCCGGCACACAGAAGAAAGAGAAGGGCATCTCACGCTTCCTGCCTCCATGGCTTAAACGACAGAAGTCACAGAGCCAGGACAAGCCCAGCGAGAGCTCAGCGCCGCCCAAGCAGGAGAGCGTGGAGCTgaaggaggagcaggaggagacGAGCCAGCCGAAAGAGGAGGTGGACGCAGGAGGAGCAGCGGCTGCCAGCACAGAACAGACAGAGGAGGTGAAGGAGGTGAGAGAGGAGGTGCAGACGGAGGAGGAGGAGTCTATCGGCAGTGCTGACACACAG ccTGTGAGAGAGGAGAAAGAGGGAGAATTGAAGGtggaggagaaagaggaggagaggaaagaggaagagaaaaaagaggaggggaagaaagaggaagagaagaaagaggaggggaagaaagaagaaaagcaaCTGATCCAGCAGGAGGCAAGTGTGCTGTCAACTCACAAAGTCAACAAGAAGATGAAGATGGTGGTGTGTCACGTGACCCTGCTGGACGGCAGCCAGTTCTCCTGTGAGGTGGAG AAACGGGCGAAGGGCCAGTACCTGTTTTTTCAAGTCTGCGAGCACCTGAATCTGCTGGAGAAGGACTACTTCGGCCTGAGCTTTAAAGACCACGCTGAGCAGCGG tGCTGGCTGGACATCACCAAGGAAATCAAGCGTCAGATCCGCA ACTCTCAGTGGCAGTTCACCTTCAGTGTGAAGTTTTACCCTCCGGACCCGTCTCAGCTGACGGAGGACATCACCAG GTATCTGCTGTGTCTCCAGCTGAGGCAGGACATCTCCTCGGGCCGGCTGCCCTGCTCCTTCGTCACACACGCTCTGCTGGGCTCCTACACcctgcaggcggagctgggggaCCACGACCCCGACGAGCATCGGCTGGACTACATCTCAGACTTCCAGTTCGCCCCCAACCAGACCAAGGAGCTGGAGGAGAAGGTGGTGGAGCTGCACAAGTCCCACAG GGGAATGACTCCAGCCCAGGCAGACACACAGTTTCTGGAAAACGCCAAGAAGCTCTCCATGTACGGTGTCGACCTGCATCACGCCAAG GACTCGGAGGGAGTGGATATCATGCTGGGAGTGTGTGCAAACGGTTTGCTGATCTATAAGGATCGTCTGCGGATAAACCGCTTTGCTTGGCCCAAAATCCTCAAGATCTCTTACAAACGCAGTAACTTCTACATCAAGATCCGGCCGGGAGAG gccgAGCAGTTCGAGAGCACCGTCGGCTTCAAGCTGCCCAACCACCGGGCTGCCAAAAGAGTTTGGAAAGTGTGTGTCGAGCACCACACCTTCTTCAG GCTGGTTTCTCCTGAGCACCCCACCAAGACCAAGTTCCTGACCCTGGGCTCTAAGTTCCGCTACAGCGGGAGAACACAGGCGCAGACGCGACAGGCCAGCTCCCTCATCGACCGGCCCGCACCCAACTTCCAGCGCTCCTCCAGCAAACGCCTCTCTCGCAGTCTTGATGGAG ctccTGTGGTGAGTGTGAGTGATTACAGTCAGGCTGCAGGTGCTGGAGAGAACGGTCCGGCTCTGGAACTCAACTCTGACTCTAAG GACTTGGATAAGACCCAGGAGGATGTGTTGAAACATCAGGCTAGCATTAGCGAGCTCAAGCGCAGTTTTATGGAGGCTAGGCCCGAGCCCAGGCCCAGTCAGTGGGACAAGCACCTGTCGGGCAGTCCTGTCACCTCTCTGCGTCTGCAGGCTCATGGG AGTCTGGAAGAGGAGCTCACCTCTCTCTTTCTGAGTAAGGCATGCTTCTCTGGGCTGTCTGGCTCCTGCAGTACCACAGCCGCTCCAGCAGAG GTTCCACAGGAAACCCCTCCCCGTCCCGGGACGGACAGCAGAGACACCAGCAAG AGTGCAGAGGTCAAACCTGAAGTGGACGACCAGCCAGAGGTCATAGAGGTTGTGGAAGAGACCGTTGTCATCGAGGAAGTCGTTAAAGCCAAACCCAAGAGCCCCGCCCCTGAGGCGTCGATTCCCGTGGAGACGGAGGTCAAGGAGGAGAGGAGTTTATCATCAGACAGCGAGAGTGAAGAGGAGGCAGAGTACCACGCTCAGCCGCCCAGCACAAGCATCTCCATCCAACAGATCAAAGAAGAGCCTGAGGAGGAACAGGAGGCGGAGCTTACTCAACAAGCCCCGCCCTCTGTGATAGAGTCACAGCCATCTGCAGAAGCAGCTGAGCCCGGCCCTGCGGCGAAGGAAGAGAAAGCAGCAGAGCGTACACACGAGCCACTGCTGACGACGGACGAAGCTCCCAATGGACACGCCCTCCAAGCTGAAGCCCCGCCCACTGCCGAGGAGGAGGAGCCTCACATCGTGAATGGCAGCGCCTCTCGTGTGGAAGCAGAGCACCTGCCGCAGGTTATTTGTTGTTCGGAG cCTCCTGTTGTGAAGACTGAGATGGTTACCATCTCAGACACGTTTGCTGCTCAGAAGACGGAGATATCCACTAAGGAGGTCCCCATCGTGCACACGGAAACCAAGACCATCACGTACGAGGCCGCGCAG CTGGATGGTAATGGAGACGGGGAGCCAGGCGTGCTCATGACTGCTCAAACCATCACCTCTGAATCACTctgcaccaccaccaccacacacaTCACCAag
- the LOC127984353 gene encoding protein 4.1 isoform X20 has translation MTTEVGSETDVKKEPEKDPEVQQQTEQPEEPADHTASTSADQPQEQIQSGQAESDQDEAVSPEPSSPPAAGTQKKEKGISRFLPPWLKRQKSQSQDKPSESSAPPKQESVELKEEQEETSQPKEEVDAGGAAAASTEQTEEVKEVREEVQTEEEESIGSADTQPVREEKEGELKVEEKEEERKEEEKKEEGKKEEEKKEEGKKEEKQLIQQEASVLSTHKVNKKMKMVVCHVTLLDGSQFSCEVEKRAKGQYLFFQVCEHLNLLEKDYFGLSFKDHAEQRCWLDITKEIKRQIRNSQWQFTFSVKFYPPDPSQLTEDITRYLLCLQLRQDISSGRLPCSFVTHALLGSYTLQAELGDHDPDEHRLDYISDFQFAPNQTKELEEKVVELHKSHRGMTPAQADTQFLENAKKLSMYGVDLHHAKDSEGVDIMLGVCANGLLIYKDRLRINRFAWPKILKISYKRSNFYIKIRPGEAEQFESTVGFKLPNHRAAKRVWKVCVEHHTFFRLVSPEHPTKTKFLTLGSKFRYSGRTQAQTRQASSLIDRPAPNFQRSSSKRLSRSLDGAPVVSVSDYSQAAGAGENGPALELNSDSKSPQVEVMEEPNVDAATSITSEMAFEQTDGTGAPERKSKLRVQGENIYVRHSNLMLEDLDKTQEDVLKHQASISELKRSFMEARPEPRPSQWDKHLSGSPVTSLRLQAHGVPQETPPRPGTDSRDTSKPPVVKTEMVTISDTFAAQKTEISTKEVPIVHTETKTITYEAAQLDGNGDGEPGVLMTAQTITSESLCTTTTTHITKTLKGGQSETRIEKRIVITGDSDIDHDQALAQAIKEAKEQHPDMSVTRVVVHKETELAEDED, from the exons ATGACGACAGAGGTGGGATCAGAGACAGACGTGAAGAAGGAACCGGAGAAGGATCCTGAAGTCCAGCAGCAGACCGAGCAGCCTGAAGAACCTGCTGACCACACCGCCTCGACCAGCGCTGACCAGCCACAG GAGCAGATCCAGAGCGGCCAGGCCGAGAGCGATCAGGACGAGGCTGTGTCTCCGGAGCCCAGCAGTCCTCCAGCTGCCGGCACACAGAAGAAAGAGAAGGGCATCTCACGCTTCCTGCCTCCATGGCTTAAACGACAGAAGTCACAGAGCCAGGACAAGCCCAGCGAGAGCTCAGCGCCGCCCAAGCAGGAGAGCGTGGAGCTgaaggaggagcaggaggagacGAGCCAGCCGAAAGAGGAGGTGGACGCAGGAGGAGCAGCGGCTGCCAGCACAGAACAGACAGAGGAGGTGAAGGAGGTGAGAGAGGAGGTGCAGACGGAGGAGGAGGAGTCTATCGGCAGTGCTGACACACAG ccTGTGAGAGAGGAGAAAGAGGGAGAATTGAAGGtggaggagaaagaggaggagaggaaagaggaagagaaaaaagaggaggggaagaaagaggaagagaagaaagaggaggggaagaaagaagaaaagcaaCTGATCCAGCAGGAGGCAAGTGTGCTGTCAACTCACAAAGTCAACAAGAAGATGAAGATGGTGGTGTGTCACGTGACCCTGCTGGACGGCAGCCAGTTCTCCTGTGAGGTGGAG AAACGGGCGAAGGGCCAGTACCTGTTTTTTCAAGTCTGCGAGCACCTGAATCTGCTGGAGAAGGACTACTTCGGCCTGAGCTTTAAAGACCACGCTGAGCAGCGG tGCTGGCTGGACATCACCAAGGAAATCAAGCGTCAGATCCGCA ACTCTCAGTGGCAGTTCACCTTCAGTGTGAAGTTTTACCCTCCGGACCCGTCTCAGCTGACGGAGGACATCACCAG GTATCTGCTGTGTCTCCAGCTGAGGCAGGACATCTCCTCGGGCCGGCTGCCCTGCTCCTTCGTCACACACGCTCTGCTGGGCTCCTACACcctgcaggcggagctgggggaCCACGACCCCGACGAGCATCGGCTGGACTACATCTCAGACTTCCAGTTCGCCCCCAACCAGACCAAGGAGCTGGAGGAGAAGGTGGTGGAGCTGCACAAGTCCCACAG GGGAATGACTCCAGCCCAGGCAGACACACAGTTTCTGGAAAACGCCAAGAAGCTCTCCATGTACGGTGTCGACCTGCATCACGCCAAG GACTCGGAGGGAGTGGATATCATGCTGGGAGTGTGTGCAAACGGTTTGCTGATCTATAAGGATCGTCTGCGGATAAACCGCTTTGCTTGGCCCAAAATCCTCAAGATCTCTTACAAACGCAGTAACTTCTACATCAAGATCCGGCCGGGAGAG gccgAGCAGTTCGAGAGCACCGTCGGCTTCAAGCTGCCCAACCACCGGGCTGCCAAAAGAGTTTGGAAAGTGTGTGTCGAGCACCACACCTTCTTCAG GCTGGTTTCTCCTGAGCACCCCACCAAGACCAAGTTCCTGACCCTGGGCTCTAAGTTCCGCTACAGCGGGAGAACACAGGCGCAGACGCGACAGGCCAGCTCCCTCATCGACCGGCCCGCACCCAACTTCCAGCGCTCCTCCAGCAAACGCCTCTCTCGCAGTCTTGATGGAG ctccTGTGGTGAGTGTGAGTGATTACAGTCAGGCTGCAGGTGCTGGAGAGAACGGTCCGGCTCTGGAACTCAACTCTGACTCTAAG AGTCCACAGGTGGAGGTCATGGAGGAGCCAAACGTGGATGCAGCCACATCCATCACCTCTGAAATGGCCTTTGAG CAGACGGATGGCACTGGCGCTCCTGAGAGAAAG AGCAAGTTGAGAGTGCAGGGGGAAAATATATATGTCAGACATAGCAATTTAATGTTGGAG GACTTGGATAAGACCCAGGAGGATGTGTTGAAACATCAGGCTAGCATTAGCGAGCTCAAGCGCAGTTTTATGGAGGCTAGGCCCGAGCCCAGGCCCAGTCAGTGGGACAAGCACCTGTCGGGCAGTCCTGTCACCTCTCTGCGTCTGCAGGCTCATGGG GTTCCACAGGAAACCCCTCCCCGTCCCGGGACGGACAGCAGAGACACCAGCAAG cCTCCTGTTGTGAAGACTGAGATGGTTACCATCTCAGACACGTTTGCTGCTCAGAAGACGGAGATATCCACTAAGGAGGTCCCCATCGTGCACACGGAAACCAAGACCATCACGTACGAGGCCGCGCAG CTGGATGGTAATGGAGACGGGGAGCCAGGCGTGCTCATGACTGCTCAAACCATCACCTCTGAATCACTctgcaccaccaccaccacacacaTCACCAag
- the LOC127984353 gene encoding band 4.1-like protein 2 isoform X9, translating into MTTEVGSETDVKKEPEKDPEVQQQTEQPEEPADHTASTSADQPQEQIQSGQAESDQDEAVSPEPSSPPAAGTQKKEKGISRFLPPWLKRQKSQSQDKPSESSAPPKQESVELKEEQEETSQPKEEVDAGGAAAASTEQTEEVKEVREEVQTEEEESIGSADTQPVREEKEGELKVEEKEEERKEEEKKEEGKKEEEKKEEGKKEEKQLIQQEASVLSTHKVNKKMKMVVCHVTLLDGSQFSCEVEKRAKGQYLFFQVCEHLNLLEKDYFGLSFKDHAEQRCWLDITKEIKRQIRNSQWQFTFSVKFYPPDPSQLTEDITRYLLCLQLRQDISSGRLPCSFVTHALLGSYTLQAELGDHDPDEHRLDYISDFQFAPNQTKELEEKVVELHKSHRGMTPAQADTQFLENAKKLSMYGVDLHHAKDSEGVDIMLGVCANGLLIYKDRLRINRFAWPKILKISYKRSNFYIKIRPGEAEQFESTVGFKLPNHRAAKRVWKVCVEHHTFFRLVSPEHPTKTKFLTLGSKFRYSGRTQAQTRQASSLIDRPAPNFQRSSSKRLSRSLDGAPVVSVSDYSQAAGAGENGPALELNSDSKSPQVEVMEEPNVDAATSITSEMAFEQTDGTGAPERKSKLRVQGENIYVRHSNLMLEDLDKTQEDVLKHQASISELKRSFMEARPEPRPSQWDKHLSGSPVTSLRLQAHGSAEVKPEVDDQPEVIEVVEETVVIEEVVKAKPKSPAPEASIPVETEVKEERSLSSDSESEEEAEYHAQPPSTSISIQQIKEEPEEEQEAELTQQAPPSVIESQPSAEAAEPGPAAKEEKAAERTHEPLLTTDEAPNGHALQAEAPPTAEEEEPHIVNGSASRVEAEHLPQVICCSEPPVVKTEMVTISDTFAAQKTEISTKEVPIVHTETKTITYEAAQLDGNGDGEPGVLMTAQTITSESLCTTTTTHITKTLKGGQSETRIEKRIVITGDSDIDHDQALAQAIKEAKEQHPDMSVTRVVVHKETELAEDED; encoded by the exons ATGACGACAGAGGTGGGATCAGAGACAGACGTGAAGAAGGAACCGGAGAAGGATCCTGAAGTCCAGCAGCAGACCGAGCAGCCTGAAGAACCTGCTGACCACACCGCCTCGACCAGCGCTGACCAGCCACAG GAGCAGATCCAGAGCGGCCAGGCCGAGAGCGATCAGGACGAGGCTGTGTCTCCGGAGCCCAGCAGTCCTCCAGCTGCCGGCACACAGAAGAAAGAGAAGGGCATCTCACGCTTCCTGCCTCCATGGCTTAAACGACAGAAGTCACAGAGCCAGGACAAGCCCAGCGAGAGCTCAGCGCCGCCCAAGCAGGAGAGCGTGGAGCTgaaggaggagcaggaggagacGAGCCAGCCGAAAGAGGAGGTGGACGCAGGAGGAGCAGCGGCTGCCAGCACAGAACAGACAGAGGAGGTGAAGGAGGTGAGAGAGGAGGTGCAGACGGAGGAGGAGGAGTCTATCGGCAGTGCTGACACACAG ccTGTGAGAGAGGAGAAAGAGGGAGAATTGAAGGtggaggagaaagaggaggagaggaaagaggaagagaaaaaagaggaggggaagaaagaggaagagaagaaagaggaggggaagaaagaagaaaagcaaCTGATCCAGCAGGAGGCAAGTGTGCTGTCAACTCACAAAGTCAACAAGAAGATGAAGATGGTGGTGTGTCACGTGACCCTGCTGGACGGCAGCCAGTTCTCCTGTGAGGTGGAG AAACGGGCGAAGGGCCAGTACCTGTTTTTTCAAGTCTGCGAGCACCTGAATCTGCTGGAGAAGGACTACTTCGGCCTGAGCTTTAAAGACCACGCTGAGCAGCGG tGCTGGCTGGACATCACCAAGGAAATCAAGCGTCAGATCCGCA ACTCTCAGTGGCAGTTCACCTTCAGTGTGAAGTTTTACCCTCCGGACCCGTCTCAGCTGACGGAGGACATCACCAG GTATCTGCTGTGTCTCCAGCTGAGGCAGGACATCTCCTCGGGCCGGCTGCCCTGCTCCTTCGTCACACACGCTCTGCTGGGCTCCTACACcctgcaggcggagctgggggaCCACGACCCCGACGAGCATCGGCTGGACTACATCTCAGACTTCCAGTTCGCCCCCAACCAGACCAAGGAGCTGGAGGAGAAGGTGGTGGAGCTGCACAAGTCCCACAG GGGAATGACTCCAGCCCAGGCAGACACACAGTTTCTGGAAAACGCCAAGAAGCTCTCCATGTACGGTGTCGACCTGCATCACGCCAAG GACTCGGAGGGAGTGGATATCATGCTGGGAGTGTGTGCAAACGGTTTGCTGATCTATAAGGATCGTCTGCGGATAAACCGCTTTGCTTGGCCCAAAATCCTCAAGATCTCTTACAAACGCAGTAACTTCTACATCAAGATCCGGCCGGGAGAG gccgAGCAGTTCGAGAGCACCGTCGGCTTCAAGCTGCCCAACCACCGGGCTGCCAAAAGAGTTTGGAAAGTGTGTGTCGAGCACCACACCTTCTTCAG GCTGGTTTCTCCTGAGCACCCCACCAAGACCAAGTTCCTGACCCTGGGCTCTAAGTTCCGCTACAGCGGGAGAACACAGGCGCAGACGCGACAGGCCAGCTCCCTCATCGACCGGCCCGCACCCAACTTCCAGCGCTCCTCCAGCAAACGCCTCTCTCGCAGTCTTGATGGAG ctccTGTGGTGAGTGTGAGTGATTACAGTCAGGCTGCAGGTGCTGGAGAGAACGGTCCGGCTCTGGAACTCAACTCTGACTCTAAG AGTCCACAGGTGGAGGTCATGGAGGAGCCAAACGTGGATGCAGCCACATCCATCACCTCTGAAATGGCCTTTGAG CAGACGGATGGCACTGGCGCTCCTGAGAGAAAG AGCAAGTTGAGAGTGCAGGGGGAAAATATATATGTCAGACATAGCAATTTAATGTTGGAG GACTTGGATAAGACCCAGGAGGATGTGTTGAAACATCAGGCTAGCATTAGCGAGCTCAAGCGCAGTTTTATGGAGGCTAGGCCCGAGCCCAGGCCCAGTCAGTGGGACAAGCACCTGTCGGGCAGTCCTGTCACCTCTCTGCGTCTGCAGGCTCATGGG AGTGCAGAGGTCAAACCTGAAGTGGACGACCAGCCAGAGGTCATAGAGGTTGTGGAAGAGACCGTTGTCATCGAGGAAGTCGTTAAAGCCAAACCCAAGAGCCCCGCCCCTGAGGCGTCGATTCCCGTGGAGACGGAGGTCAAGGAGGAGAGGAGTTTATCATCAGACAGCGAGAGTGAAGAGGAGGCAGAGTACCACGCTCAGCCGCCCAGCACAAGCATCTCCATCCAACAGATCAAAGAAGAGCCTGAGGAGGAACAGGAGGCGGAGCTTACTCAACAAGCCCCGCCCTCTGTGATAGAGTCACAGCCATCTGCAGAAGCAGCTGAGCCCGGCCCTGCGGCGAAGGAAGAGAAAGCAGCAGAGCGTACACACGAGCCACTGCTGACGACGGACGAAGCTCCCAATGGACACGCCCTCCAAGCTGAAGCCCCGCCCACTGCCGAGGAGGAGGAGCCTCACATCGTGAATGGCAGCGCCTCTCGTGTGGAAGCAGAGCACCTGCCGCAGGTTATTTGTTGTTCGGAG cCTCCTGTTGTGAAGACTGAGATGGTTACCATCTCAGACACGTTTGCTGCTCAGAAGACGGAGATATCCACTAAGGAGGTCCCCATCGTGCACACGGAAACCAAGACCATCACGTACGAGGCCGCGCAG CTGGATGGTAATGGAGACGGGGAGCCAGGCGTGCTCATGACTGCTCAAACCATCACCTCTGAATCACTctgcaccaccaccaccacacacaTCACCAag